ACCCGGACACCCTGCGCGCCGCGATCGAGGCCGCGCCGGAGGAGATCGCGCTGGTCACCGTCATGTGGGCGAACAACGAGGTCGGCACGGTCAACCCGGTGGCGGAGCTGGCGGCGGTCTGCGCGGAGTACGAGATCCCGCTGCACACCGACGCGGTGCAGGCCGTCGGCATGCTGGAGGTCGACTTCGCGGCCAGCGGGGCGAGTGCCCTCACCCTGACCGGGCACAAGGTGGGCGGGCCGTACGGGATCGGTGCCCTCGTGCTGGGCAGGGACACCCCGTGCGAGCCGCTGCTGCACGGCGGCGGCCAGGAGCGCAACGTGCGTTCCGGTACCCTGGACGTGCCCGCGGTCCATGCCTTCGCCACGGCGGTGCGCGTGGCCGCCGCGGACCGGGATAACCAGGTGCGGATGCAGGCCAAGCTGCGGGACGAGCTGGTCTCGGCCGTACTGCGCGAGGTTCCGGACGCCCAGCTCAACGGTGCGCCGCCGGACGAACTGCTCGCCGACGGCACGCCGGGCAGGCTGCCGGGGAACGCGCACTTCACCTTCCCTGGATGTGCAGGGGACAGCCTGCTCATGCTGTTGGACGCCAAGGGGATCGAGTGCTCAACCGGCTCCGCGTGCACGGCGGGGGTGGCCGAGCCGAGCCATGTGCTGCTGGCACTGGGTGCCGATGCCGAGGCGGCCCGCGGTTCGCTGCGGTTCTCCCTCGGGCACAGCTCGAGCCGCGATGACGTGGACGCGCTGGCCAGGGAGATCGGCGGGGTCGT
The sequence above is drawn from the Amycolatopsis aidingensis genome and encodes:
- a CDS encoding cysteine desulfurase family protein; its protein translation is MTYLDHAATTPMLPEAVTAMSEALSTVGNASSLHSSGRRARRVAEEAREVIAEVLGARPSEVIFTAGGTESDNLAVKGVYWARRAAEPARRRILAGSGEHHAVLDAVQWLADRDGAEVTWLATDEFGRVHPDTLRAAIEAAPEEIALVTVMWANNEVGTVNPVAELAAVCAEYEIPLHTDAVQAVGMLEVDFAASGASALTLTGHKVGGPYGIGALVLGRDTPCEPLLHGGGQERNVRSGTLDVPAVHAFATAVRVAAADRDNQVRMQAKLRDELVSAVLREVPDAQLNGAPPDELLADGTPGRLPGNAHFTFPGCAGDSLLMLLDAKGIECSTGSACTAGVAEPSHVLLALGADAEAARGSLRFSLGHSSSRDDVDALAREIGGVVARARQAGLSGMRKKTEG